The following coding sequences lie in one Terriglobia bacterium genomic window:
- a CDS encoding HAMP domain-containing protein, with the protein MFKKLFTPTRVPILYLILGVLVLVSVVPMYFYAGQVMTINRERLKTNEMVLQNTITQSLGQDIDHRQRNLEIMLANLASAIQVASGSDLREDHVNTPELRALLEKFVSSSPDVAYATLLNPEAKGISAGRVVPDDFFRKDLERAFIAAGQGRAYTGQALSLEAGHDRRIVVLFSTPMMAAGRFIGMLGAAVDLSFLTGRLRDAARGGLVTYVVDRQGRLVLGAIPNFATGQDMTKFEIVKNFLESGGKAQLVATREFTVYLPNGERIPMLGTYSPVPSLEWAVIAQKPQHEAYSDVAEMQSKALWYAIYAVVLAIVVSVFAARRITGPLDILTDSSRAIARGDFSQRVHLTSRTEFGELAQTFNHMTEDLERFVADLKRAAEENRALFMGSIQMLAGAVATPRFSPPRWASAMSRLRSCVFPRSSTTWAKSASRTASSKSRAR; encoded by the coding sequence CGTGGTACCGATGTACTTCTACGCCGGGCAGGTGATGACCATCAACCGGGAACGCCTGAAGACCAACGAGATGGTGCTGCAGAACACGATTACCCAGTCGCTGGGCCAGGACATCGATCACCGCCAGCGCAACCTTGAAATCATGCTGGCGAATCTGGCCTCTGCGATCCAGGTGGCCAGCGGCAGCGATCTGCGCGAAGACCACGTCAACACCCCGGAACTGCGCGCCCTGTTGGAAAAGTTCGTTTCTTCCTCGCCCGATGTGGCCTATGCCACCCTGCTCAACCCCGAGGCGAAAGGCATCTCGGCCGGTCGGGTAGTGCCGGATGATTTCTTCCGCAAGGATTTGGAGCGGGCATTCATCGCCGCCGGGCAGGGGAGGGCCTACACCGGTCAAGCGCTGTCGCTGGAAGCCGGGCATGATCGGCGCATCGTCGTTCTGTTTAGCACACCCATGATGGCCGCAGGACGGTTCATCGGAATGCTGGGCGCGGCCGTGGACTTGAGCTTTCTGACTGGACGCCTGCGCGATGCCGCCAGGGGCGGCTTGGTCACCTATGTTGTGGACCGCCAGGGGCGGCTGGTGCTAGGAGCCATTCCGAATTTCGCCACCGGGCAGGATATGACGAAGTTCGAAATCGTGAAGAACTTCTTGGAATCGGGCGGCAAGGCACAACTGGTGGCCACGCGCGAATTCACCGTCTACCTGCCCAACGGCGAGAGAATCCCTATGCTGGGCACCTACAGCCCGGTACCGTCGCTGGAGTGGGCGGTGATCGCCCAGAAGCCGCAGCACGAGGCCTACAGCGACGTGGCCGAAATGCAGTCCAAGGCGCTGTGGTATGCCATCTATGCGGTCGTGCTGGCGATCGTGGTGAGCGTGTTCGCGGCGCGGCGCATCACCGGCCCGCTCGATATCCTCACCGACTCCAGCCGGGCGATCGCGCGCGGCGATTTCTCCCAGCGCGTGCATCTCACCAGCCGCACCGAGTTCGGCGAACTGGCGCAGACGTTCAATCACATGACCGAGGATCTGGAGCGCTTCGTCGCCGACCTGAAGCGCGCCGCGGAAGAGAACCGCGCCCTGTTCATGGGTTCCATCCAGATGCTGGCGGGCGCGGTCGCTACTCCACGATTCTCGCCACCGAGATGGGCTTCAGCGATGAGCAGATTGAGATCGTGCGTGTTTCCGCGCAGCTCCACGACGTGGGCAAAATCGGCATCGAGGACCGCATCCTCAAAAAGCCGGGCGCGCTGA
- a CDS encoding HD domain-containing protein, which yields MGFSDEQIEIVRVSAQLHDVGKIGIEDRILKKPGALTPEEYEIMKTHTTRGANILRPVQQLKEMIPGIELHHESLDGRGYPFGLKGEELPLVPRIIAVADTFDAMTTNRPYQEARPPEYAVKIIKSLAETRFDPKVVAALESVFNRGDLHIRRAAVAAEKIVAAAAAEAIGPISVQTTSS from the coding sequence ATGGGCTTCAGCGATGAGCAGATTGAGATCGTGCGTGTTTCCGCGCAGCTCCACGACGTGGGCAAAATCGGCATCGAGGACCGCATCCTCAAAAAGCCGGGCGCGCTGACCCCGGAAGAGTACGAGATCATGAAAACGCACACCACGCGCGGCGCCAACATCCTCCGCCCGGTGCAACAGTTGAAGGAGATGATTCCCGGCATCGAGTTGCACCACGAGTCGCTCGACGGCCGCGGCTATCCCTTCGGACTGAAGGGCGAGGAGCTGCCGCTGGTGCCGCGTATCATTGCTGTCGCCGACACCTTCGACGCCATGACCACCAACCGTCCCTACCAGGAGGCGCGCCCGCCCGAGTACGCGGTCAAGATTATCAAGTCGCTGGCGGAGACCAGGTTCGATCCCAAGGTAGTGGCCGCCCTGGAGAGCGTGTTCAACCGCGGGGACCTGCACATCCGCCGTGCCGCCGTGGCGGCTGAAAAGATCGTCGCTGCCGCCGCGGCGGAGGCCATCGGACCAATTTCGGTGCAGACCACGAGCAGCTAG
- a CDS encoding antibiotic biosynthesis monooxygenase yields MISRIVTCTVKPEKITEFRNALKNEVLPNITRQPGFVDLVESFDTATGTFVCTSLWHTRQDLEFYDQTLFQEIAQRIMPLVDDQPDIKTLMVENSTVHDITSGKSAAA; encoded by the coding sequence ATGATTTCGCGTATCGTCACCTGCACCGTGAAGCCGGAGAAAATCACCGAATTCCGCAACGCGCTCAAAAACGAGGTCTTGCCCAACATCACCCGCCAGCCCGGCTTCGTGGACCTGGTGGAATCCTTCGACACCGCCACCGGCACGTTCGTTTGCACCTCGCTGTGGCACACACGTCAGGATCTGGAGTTCTACGACCAGACGCTGTTCCAGGAGATCGCGCAAAGAATTATGCCGTTGGTGGACGACCAACCCGACATCAAGACCCTGATGGTGGAGAACTCCACGGTGCACGACATCACTTCCGGCAAGAGCGCCGCAGCCTGA
- the ftsY gene encoding signal recognition particle-docking protein FtsY, whose protein sequence is MIQTLFGSLEQEPEKPGFFDRMKQAVTRTRENLSERIEEVVSFRKEIDRETLDDLEATLIAADLGSATTQEVLQALREKVDRNQIGNVDELKRLLKGELLHILSRASLEPVKAVEGPEVIVVVGVNGTGKTTTIGKLANALRSQGKTVLLCAADTFRAAAIEQLEVWGDRTGTEVIKTKPGGDPSAVLYDALQAAKARNTDYVIVDTAGRLHTKSNLMEELSKMRRTAQRIIPGAPHEVLLVMDATTGQNGLQQARLFTESAGVTGIVLTKLDGTAKGGIVVAISRELGVPVRYVGVGEKQTDLLPFDSGQFVDSLFE, encoded by the coding sequence ATGATTCAGACTTTGTTCGGCAGCCTCGAGCAGGAGCCCGAGAAACCCGGCTTCTTCGACCGCATGAAGCAGGCGGTCACGCGCACGCGCGAGAATCTGAGCGAGCGCATCGAGGAAGTGGTTTCCTTCCGCAAGGAAATCGACCGCGAGACGCTCGACGACCTGGAAGCGACGCTGATCGCCGCCGACCTGGGGAGCGCGACCACGCAAGAAGTCCTGCAGGCGCTGCGCGAAAAAGTGGATCGCAACCAGATCGGGAACGTGGACGAACTCAAGCGTCTGCTCAAGGGCGAACTGCTTCATATCCTAAGCCGCGCCAGCCTCGAGCCGGTAAAGGCGGTGGAAGGACCGGAGGTGATTGTTGTGGTCGGCGTGAACGGGACCGGGAAGACGACGACCATCGGCAAGCTCGCGAACGCTTTGCGGTCGCAGGGAAAAACCGTCCTGCTGTGCGCCGCCGACACGTTTCGCGCGGCCGCCATCGAACAGCTTGAGGTCTGGGGCGATCGTACCGGCACCGAGGTGATCAAAACCAAGCCCGGCGGCGATCCGTCGGCGGTGCTGTACGACGCACTGCAGGCGGCCAAGGCGCGCAACACGGATTACGTGATCGTGGACACCGCCGGCCGGCTGCACACCAAAAGCAACCTGATGGAAGAGCTGTCGAAGATGCGACGCACGGCGCAGCGCATCATTCCGGGGGCTCCGCACGAGGTGCTGCTGGTAATGGATGCCACCACCGGACAAAACGGGCTGCAGCAGGCGCGGCTGTTCACCGAATCCGCCGGTGTAACCGGAATCGTGCTGACCAAACTGGACGGCACCGCCAAGGGCGGAATCGTGGTTGCCATCTCGCGTGAGCTCGGCGTGCCGGTGCGCTATGTCGGCGTGGGTGAAAAGCAGACTGATCTGTTGCCCTTCGATTCCGGGCAATTTGTGGATTCGCTGTTCGAATGA